The proteins below come from a single Ruegeria sp. SCSIO 43209 genomic window:
- a CDS encoding glycosyltransferase family 39 protein produces the protein MTGTSPNWLRLLPYFATALVMVLVWSWYLTDLGVGNIYHYDEFYTYDRSTGFARNGDWLAVYSNNEPSLKKPPMQYWMSALLMEFGVSDILALRLPSMIFALGALMATAVLARVMIPDSPWAMLPSVLLVATSLQFWQHATSAMLDTGAVFFSTLGIAALLAALEKPKYWPYFGATLVLAALQKSPTPLAFLALALLTLKLTNRWQTEPFSEIWQNRTFRRTLKIAIPLAFAWPILQELRFLFGDSLDGNIKGEMLDRFRPSLSDRGFGKLYDLIIAGEPWLRLLGFVGICALPFLQKRPRLLAATGIAAFFVIMMWAAAGKVYARYTLLILPMLMVAATGLLFSVKRLRWAGMVAALGLVFVAGGLFYDRDATDLGKGRVRLGVPEAEILTPLGAMLQPDETLLLCAYDRKLRVPPGAASVFASNGRRFAYLRRLELHKYLDRFGYTTGPLRGLCSEGELSELAPDLIGLETQPTAVDGLVYWSATGVTPAPE, from the coding sequence ATGACCGGTACCTCCCCAAATTGGCTAAGACTGCTTCCTTACTTCGCCACCGCATTGGTGATGGTCCTGGTCTGGTCCTGGTATCTGACTGATCTGGGTGTTGGGAACATCTATCACTACGATGAATTCTACACTTATGACCGCAGTACAGGCTTTGCGCGCAATGGGGACTGGCTGGCGGTTTATTCCAACAACGAACCTAGCCTGAAAAAACCGCCCATGCAGTATTGGATGTCTGCGCTGCTGATGGAGTTTGGCGTATCTGATATTCTGGCCTTGCGCCTGCCGTCGATGATCTTTGCGCTGGGCGCGCTGATGGCAACGGCCGTACTGGCGCGGGTGATGATCCCGGACAGCCCCTGGGCCATGCTGCCTTCGGTCCTGCTGGTGGCCACGTCGCTTCAGTTCTGGCAACACGCCACATCCGCGATGCTTGATACCGGTGCGGTTTTCTTTTCGACCCTTGGAATTGCAGCCCTGTTGGCAGCGTTGGAAAAGCCGAAATACTGGCCTTATTTCGGCGCAACTCTGGTGTTGGCCGCCTTGCAGAAAAGCCCAACCCCGCTGGCCTTTCTAGCGCTGGCACTACTGACGCTGAAGTTGACCAACAGATGGCAGACGGAACCGTTCAGCGAGATCTGGCAGAACAGAACGTTTCGCCGGACGCTCAAAATTGCGATCCCGCTGGCCTTCGCCTGGCCGATCCTGCAAGAGCTTCGGTTCCTCTTTGGCGACTCGCTTGATGGCAACATCAAAGGCGAGATGCTGGATCGTTTTCGCCCATCGCTCAGCGATCGCGGCTTCGGGAAACTCTATGATCTGATCATCGCGGGCGAGCCGTGGTTGCGGCTACTGGGTTTTGTCGGCATCTGCGCTCTGCCATTTCTGCAAAAGCGGCCCAGACTTCTTGCTGCAACAGGGATAGCAGCGTTCTTCGTTATCATGATGTGGGCCGCAGCCGGCAAGGTTTATGCACGCTACACCCTGCTGATCCTGCCGATGCTGATGGTCGCGGCAACCGGTTTGTTGTTTTCGGTCAAGCGCCTGCGCTGGGCCGGGATGGTGGCCGCGCTGGGTCTGGTCTTTGTTGCAGGCGGCCTGTTCTATGACCGCGATGCCACCGATCTGGGCAAGGGCCGCGTGCGCTTGGGCGTGCCCGAGGCCGAGATTTTGACCCCTTTGGGTGCAATGCTGCAGCCGGATGAAACCCTGCTGCTCTGCGCCTATGACCGCAAGTTGCGCGTACCGCCCGGGGCCGCATCGGTCTTTGCTTCCAACGGTAGGCGCTTTGCCTACCTCAGACGGCTGGAGCTGCACAAATACCTCGACAGGTTCGGCTATACCACCGGCCCTCTGCGAGGGCTCTGTTCGGAGGGTGAGTTGTCTGAGCTGGCACCTGACCTGATCGGGCTCGAGACGCAGCCAACTGCGGTTGACGGTTTGGTCTATTGGTCAGCAACCGGTGTCACGCCCGCCCCTGAATAG
- a CDS encoding glycosyltransferase family 2 protein has protein sequence MHADHDANADNRPTVSIVIPMHNEQGAVPGLIQGICTAATELPAFEIVAVDDGSTDGTFAALQQMQKDCPQLRILQHKTAGGQSAAVHSGVKEARADICCTLDGDGQNPPEELPKIWAPLVSGGDASIGLVAGQRVGRQDTASKKLASRFANALRGWMLKDGTRDTGCGFKAFRRQAFLDLPFFNHMHRYLPALFKAYGWNIALVDVAHQQRLSGESKYTNFGRAMVGIWDLFGVVWLTRRAKSVSATEASRS, from the coding sequence ATGCATGCTGATCATGATGCCAACGCTGACAATCGACCCACTGTGTCGATCGTGATTCCCATGCATAACGAACAGGGGGCTGTTCCTGGTCTTATCCAGGGCATCTGCACTGCTGCGACCGAATTGCCCGCGTTCGAGATTGTCGCGGTTGATGATGGATCGACCGATGGCACTTTTGCGGCGCTGCAACAGATGCAGAAAGACTGTCCGCAACTGCGCATCCTGCAGCACAAAACGGCCGGTGGCCAAAGTGCTGCCGTGCATTCCGGCGTCAAGGAGGCACGCGCGGATATCTGCTGCACGCTGGATGGCGACGGACAGAACCCGCCGGAAGAGCTGCCAAAGATTTGGGCGCCGCTGGTGTCGGGTGGTGATGCCTCGATTGGCCTGGTGGCGGGGCAACGGGTTGGCCGACAAGACACTGCGTCAAAGAAGCTTGCCTCGCGCTTTGCCAATGCACTGCGGGGCTGGATGCTGAAAGACGGCACACGTGACACCGGCTGCGGTTTCAAGGCGTTCCGACGGCAGGCTTTCCTTGATCTGCCCTTTTTCAATCATATGCACCGTTATCTGCCCGCCCTGTTTAAGGCCTATGGCTGGAATATCGCGCTGGTGGATGTGGCGCATCAGCAGCGTTTGTCGGGCGAATCCAAATACACCAATTTCGGGCGGGCCATGGTCGGCATCTGGGATCTGTTCGGCGTCGTCTGGCTGACCCGCCGCGCCAAATCCGTTTCCGCAACCGAGGCGTCCCGGTCATGA
- a CDS encoding lipid-A-disaccharide synthase N-terminal domain-containing protein, which yields MKETILEILHVDSPTEALWVFIGLAGQLMFSARFIVQWITSERAKKSVIPMAFWYLSIGGGLILLSYAIYRRDPVFILGQSMGLSIYLRNIFLIRAENR from the coding sequence ATGAAAGAAACCATTCTGGAAATCCTGCACGTCGACAGCCCGACCGAGGCGCTCTGGGTCTTTATCGGTCTGGCCGGTCAGCTGATGTTCAGCGCCCGGTTTATCGTGCAATGGATCACGTCCGAGCGCGCCAAGAAATCCGTCATCCCGATGGCGTTCTGGTACCTTTCGATCGGCGGCGGGCTTATCCTGCTGAGCTATGCGATCTATCGCCGTGACCCGGTCTTTATTCTGGGTCAGTCGATGGGCCTGTCCATCTACCTGCGCAACATCTTCCTTATTCGCGCTGAAAACCGCTGA
- a CDS encoding GNAT family N-acetyltransferase: protein MPDSSPRLFRLRPLEKTDLGTVARWFQDIHDLALFDRTSRIPQNLVQTEQYWEDAINTSKDCCKCWFAIESDSGDLVGMTGLEAISSVNRDAVVPVFVDKSIRRHGVAVRSVALMLDFAFRQLGLNRITSYYRADNHSSRDLIQRIGCEIEGTMRQAWFADGQFHDMVVVGMLKQDWIARREVLAQELGTQTVVSFDASGWSWPPDSGADT from the coding sequence TTGCCCGATAGCTCACCCCGGTTGTTCAGATTGCGCCCTCTGGAAAAGACGGATCTGGGAACAGTTGCGCGCTGGTTTCAGGATATCCATGACCTGGCACTGTTCGACCGAACGTCGCGCATTCCTCAGAACCTGGTACAGACCGAACAATATTGGGAAGACGCGATAAACACCTCAAAGGACTGCTGCAAATGCTGGTTCGCAATCGAATCTGACAGTGGTGATCTGGTGGGGATGACCGGGCTTGAAGCAATTTCCAGCGTCAACAGGGATGCGGTGGTTCCGGTTTTTGTCGACAAATCCATCCGTCGACATGGCGTGGCGGTGCGTTCGGTTGCGCTGATGCTGGATTTCGCATTCCGGCAATTGGGGCTGAACCGTATCACCTCGTATTACCGGGCCGACAATCACAGCAGCCGTGATCTGATCCAGCGAATCGGCTGTGAGATCGAGGGCACGATGCGTCAGGCCTGGTTCGCGGATGGGCAGTTCCATGACATGGTTGTCGTCGGCATGTTGAAGCAGGACTGGATCGCGCGTCGAGAGGTGCTCGCGCAGGAGTTAGGCACCCAAACAGTGGTCAGTTTTGATGCCTCTGGGTGGTCTTGGCCCCCCGATTCCGGTGCAGATACCTAA
- a CDS encoding adenylate/guanylate cyclase domain-containing protein: MNTTGSDASIKQKLGAVLFADVVGYSRLMSENEMDTYNALKSLLSQLESACSKYQGKIIEVRGDGILALFDTATSAVEFSIELHRIAAEHNQARDDEHNIKFRAGVHMGEVLMDERGIHGDNVNIAARLQEIAEPERVYVSAAVYEQIRNRLRYGYEFLGPKQLKNIMSPVATYCVRTEVEGATMAATLRPEMQLEVLERPDNPSVAVLPFTSQGGDEDDSWVAEGLTDDIIMNLSKFRNLFIIARNSSFFFKTQSMSPQEAARRLNVRYIARGSVRRSSSRIRITAELIDANTERTIWGERFDRKLDDIFDILDEVTECIVAATAVMIESHEKLRMVQAIPSDLRAYGSVLQGQHHIFKYTRNDNRKAQHCYESALERDGGYARAAAALSRTLNIDWRYSWTEDPNSALDKALSLAQRAVELDPTDARGFGELGYVQLYRKEHDSAIESYKRALQLNPNDADMHSDYADALAHWGDNETAIKHLQQAMRLNPYFPDQYLWHLGGAYYNLKRYDDVISCVNKMNNPTEGQRVLAASYAHKGELEMARQIADKHRAAHPNFSLSRWAKVQPDRLSDDTQHFVEGLKKAGF; encoded by the coding sequence GTGAACACGACCGGTTCGGACGCATCAATAAAACAGAAACTAGGCGCGGTGCTTTTTGCCGACGTTGTCGGCTATTCCCGCCTGATGAGCGAGAACGAGATGGATACGTATAACGCGTTGAAGTCTTTGCTTTCGCAGCTTGAATCGGCTTGCTCAAAGTATCAGGGCAAAATCATCGAAGTGCGCGGTGACGGCATCCTTGCCTTATTCGACACGGCGACCAGTGCGGTAGAGTTCAGCATCGAACTGCATCGGATCGCTGCGGAACATAATCAGGCGCGCGATGATGAGCACAACATCAAATTCCGCGCTGGCGTTCACATGGGCGAAGTTCTGATGGACGAACGCGGTATCCATGGTGACAACGTCAATATCGCTGCCCGCCTGCAGGAGATTGCCGAGCCAGAACGGGTTTATGTCAGCGCAGCCGTCTATGAACAGATCCGTAACCGCCTGCGCTATGGCTATGAATTCCTCGGTCCCAAGCAGCTCAAGAACATCATGTCTCCGGTCGCGACCTACTGTGTCCGAACCGAGGTCGAGGGTGCAACAATGGCCGCAACCCTACGTCCTGAGATGCAGCTGGAAGTGCTTGAAAGGCCCGATAACCCGTCGGTTGCGGTGCTGCCCTTTACTAGCCAAGGCGGGGATGAAGATGACAGCTGGGTCGCCGAAGGTCTGACCGACGACATCATCATGAACCTGTCCAAGTTCCGGAACCTGTTCATCATTGCCCGGAATTCCTCGTTCTTCTTCAAGACCCAGTCGATGTCGCCGCAAGAGGCCGCTCGGCGTCTGAACGTGCGCTATATCGCGCGCGGCAGTGTGCGCCGCTCGTCCAGTCGTATCCGGATCACGGCCGAGCTGATTGACGCCAACACCGAACGCACCATCTGGGGTGAACGGTTCGACCGTAAGCTCGATGATATCTTCGACATCCTGGATGAGGTGACCGAGTGCATCGTTGCCGCCACTGCAGTCATGATCGAGTCGCATGAAAAGCTGCGCATGGTGCAGGCAATCCCGTCAGACCTGCGGGCTTATGGTTCGGTTCTGCAGGGGCAGCACCATATTTTCAAATACACCCGCAACGACAACCGCAAGGCGCAGCATTGCTACGAATCCGCGCTTGAGCGCGACGGCGGGTATGCACGGGCCGCGGCGGCGCTGTCACGCACGCTCAACATCGATTGGCGCTATTCCTGGACCGAAGACCCAAACAGCGCGCTGGACAAGGCGCTGTCGCTGGCTCAGCGTGCGGTGGAGCTTGACCCCACAGACGCGCGCGGGTTTGGAGAGCTGGGCTATGTGCAGCTTTATCGTAAAGAGCATGACTCGGCGATCGAATCCTACAAACGCGCCCTGCAGCTTAACCCCAACGATGCGGACATGCATTCGGACTACGCCGATGCGCTGGCCCATTGGGGCGACAACGAAACCGCCATCAAACATCTGCAGCAGGCGATGCGCCTGAACCCCTATTTCCCCGATCAGTACCTGTGGCATCTGGGCGGGGCCTATTACAATCTCAAACGCTATGACGACGTGATCTCATGCGTGAACAAGATGAACAACCCGACCGAGGGGCAGCGCGTGCTGGCCGCCAGCTATGCCCATAAGGGCGAGCTGGAAATGGCCCGCCAGATCGCCGACAAACACCGCGCAGCGCATCCCAATTTCTCACTATCGCGCTGGGCCAAGGTTCAGCCAGACCGCCTGTCTGACGACACGCAGCATTTTGTCGAGGGGCTCAAAAAGGCCGGGTTCTGA
- a CDS encoding helix-turn-helix domain-containing protein: MLPIGVANKSEASNCSIRSVLSNVTGKWRMIIILALEDEPKRFGDLKRCIGDITQSVLTENLRGLQRDGYLTRTVDPGPPVAVSYELTPLGRSLLEMLKPLVFWSHEQMDEVRRLRMQFDREQAS; this comes from the coding sequence ATGCTACCAATTGGTGTTGCCAACAAGTCAGAAGCTTCCAACTGCTCAATCCGTTCCGTACTGTCCAATGTGACGGGCAAATGGCGGATGATCATCATCCTTGCGCTGGAGGATGAGCCGAAACGCTTTGGCGATCTCAAGCGCTGTATCGGAGACATCACACAAAGTGTGTTGACCGAAAACCTGCGCGGGTTGCAACGTGATGGTTATTTGACCCGCACCGTCGATCCCGGACCGCCAGTGGCAGTGTCTTATGAATTGACACCTTTGGGCAGAAGCTTGCTTGAAATGCTGAAACCGCTCGTCTTCTGGTCGCATGAACAAATGGATGAAGTCAGGCGGTTACGCATGCAGTTCGACCGCGAACAGGCGAGTTGA